In one window of Clupea harengus chromosome 4, Ch_v2.0.2, whole genome shotgun sequence DNA:
- the frmd4bb gene encoding FERM domain-containing protein 4B isoform X1, whose translation MARSLMVSVEKLLVQSSRFLWDVALWLLRRCYFERMRSCQQCLQTCFYLGEVYQMTEGRLCQVHLLDNRKLELLVQPKLLARELLDLVSSHFNLKEKQYFGLTFIDDTGQCKWLQLDRRVLEHDFSKKSGPISLNFLVRFYIENISLLKDTTTVELFFLNSKTAIYNGDIEVESEVVFKLAAHALQEAKGDYTSDETTRTDLKKLPTLPTKVLKEHPSLAYCEERVIEHYKLLQGLTRGRAIVQYLALVESLPTYGVHYYEVKDKQGIPWWLGISYKGIGQYDLQDKVKPRKLFQWKQLENLYFREKKFAVEVNDPHRTVTKRTFGQTGLVIHTWYASHSLIKTIWVMAISQHQFYLERKQSKAKMSAARSLNDVAQDLTENGASKISKGHLGIKNQLIMASNGSLGSTGSADSEMNDDQKKEKISDLKKKEKDIQDSLLHKMKELKKICLREAELTGRLPKEYPLTTGEKPPQVRRRVGTAFKLDDLFPYNEDPYLRNLESRFALQRKIVEAAKKLATELDLNKTVKKKRRRNCLDAMQKLQEIEDEMNQYRIKKGKKPTQRASLIIADELVPSECSSLSDSLPLDDDDSDGVQRPRSRSVQCSPYMSPPPSAGLDYDLERRASASDQHQDRALSRLDYDLQDTGHYYGSREVSSTHSSPYKTMPRHLRDARSMPQTPVMTRNAYSSSQLRSDGNVQCFRHRSGSLESQSHLLRENGSEKPTFTLSPARRSNSSEALDDCSSYTSLSSADYAQYRTIDHRIYDYRQHRKVEVYGNTGSMPNLVHNNSGSGYAYPPPMQYGPMAYYVAGYPCQDYDPYSIGGYMYENELEGHYNVNPSYQAHSYAAQSSYRHYGAEGPKSLAQNPYATMRPPRGRQGPRNELLAKNMQKALVVEHLRGWYHRSAVHKDVGRSLIGGYDYERGSQHSLGYQTLPAASFSHSSRTTSYSSVSSAASGGSNWRSHLAVGLTDSELLDMPLTTQPSYSAPYSRSPTHSRYATESRRAESVSLTSDTVEVIGATARCTDEEH comes from the exons ATGGCCCGCAGCTTAATGGTCAGTGTGGAAAAGCTGCTTGTGCAGAGTAGCAGGTTCCTGTGGGACGTCGCGCTCTGGCTGCTCAGGAGGTGCTACTTCGAGAGGATGAGGTCATGCCAGCAGTGTCTGCAGACCTGCTTTTACCTGGGCGAGGTCTATCAG ATGACAGAGGGGAGACTATGCCAGGTGCATCTCCTTGACAACCGGAAACTAGAGCTGCTGGTTCAG CCTAAACTGTTGGCCCGCGAACTCTTGGATTTAGTGTCCTCCCACTTTAACCTCAAAGAGAAGCAATACTTTGGGCTCACATTTATTGATGACAC CGGCCAGTGCAAGTGGCTGCAGCTGGACCGCAGGGTTCTTGAGCATGACTTCTCCAAGAAGTCTGGGCCTATCTCACTCAACTTCCTGGTCAG GTTTTACATCGAGAACATATCTCTCCTGAAGGACACCACTACAGTGGAGTTGTTTTTCCTCAATTCAAAAACTGCCATTTACAAT GGAGATATTGAAGTGGAAAGTGAAGTCGTCTTCAAGCTTGCAGCCCACGCCTTACAG GAGGCCAAAGGGGACTACACAAG TGATGAGACCACTAGGACGGACCTGAAGAAGCTGCCCACTCTCCCCACCAAAGTGCTGAAGGAGCACCCGTCGCTTGCATATTG TGAGGAGCGTGTGATTGAGCACTACAAGCTGCTGCAGGGCCTCACCCGGGGCCGGGCCATAGTGCA GTATTTGGCTTTAGTGGAGTCGCTGCCAACATATGGCGTCCATTACTATGAAGTCAAG GACAAGCAAGGAATCCCATGGTGGCTTGGAATCAGCTACAAAGGAATTGGTCAATATGACTTACAGGACAAAGTAAAGCCACGCAAG cTTTTCCAGTGGAAACAGCTGGAGAACCTCTACTTCCGTGAGAAGAAGTTTGCAGTGGAGGTGAACGACCCTCACAG GACTGTGACCAAGCGTACCTTTGGGCAGACGGGTTTGGTTATCCACACCTGGTATGCCAGCCACTCGCTGATTAAAACCATTTGGGTCATGGCCATTAGCCAGCACCAGTTCTACTTGGAGAGGAAACAGAGCAAA GCTAAAATGAGCGCAGCGAGAAGTTTAAATGACGTCGCCCAGGACCTCACAGAGAATGGTGCATCGAAGATAAGCAAAGGTCATTTGGGGATAAAGAATCAACTCATCATGGCCAGTAATGGGAGCCTTGGATCAACAG GTTCGGCAGACTCTGAAATGAATGACGaccagaagaaagagaagatatCCGATctaaagaagaaggagaaggacatCCAGGATTCCTTGCTCCATAAAATGAAGGAACTGAAGAAAATCTGCCTAAGAGAAGCG GAGTTGACGGGCAGGCTCCCGAAAGAGTACCCACTGACCACCGGTGAGAAACCTCCACAAGTCAGACGGCGGGTCGGGACGGCCTTCAAACTGGACGACCTCTTCCCATACAacgag GACCCCTACCTGAGGAACTTGGAGAGCAGGTTTGCCCTGCAGCGGAAGATCGTGGAGGCTGCCAAGAAGCTGGCTACAGAACTAGACCTCAACAAGACggtgaagaagaagaggcgGAGGAACTGCCTGGACGCTATGCAGAAGCTCCAGGAGATCGAGGACGAGATGAACCAGTACCGCATCAAGAAAGGCAAGAAGCCCACCCAGAGAGCTTCTCTGATCATAGCAG atgAGCTGGTGCCGTCGGAGTGCAGCTCCCTGTCTGATAGCCTGCCGCTGGATGATG ATGACTCTGATGGGGTTCAGAGGCCGCGGTCTCGCTCCGTGCAGTGTTCCCCTTACATGAGCCCGCCGCCCTCCGCTGGTTTGGACTACGACCTGGAGAGGAGAGCTTCAGCCAGTGACCAGCATCAGGACCGGGCTCTCAGCAG ATTAGATTATGACCTCCAGGACACGGGACATTACTATGGCTCAAGGGAAGTCTCGTCCACCCACAGCAGTCCTTACAAAACCATGCCGAGGCATCTGCGAGACGCCCGCAGCATGCCCCAAACGCCCGTCATGACCCGCAACGCTTACAGCAGCAGTCAGCTCAG GTCGGACGGGAACGTGCAGTGTTTCCGGCACCGCAGCGGCAGCCTTGAGTCCCAGTCGCACCTGCTACGAGAAAACGGCTCGGAGAAGCCCACCTTCACACTCTCGCCCGCCCGCCGCAGCAACAGCTCCGAGGCCCTGGACGACTGCTCCTCGTACACCAGCCTGTCCAGCGCCGACTACGCCCAGTATCGCACCATTGACCACCGCATCTATGACTACCGCCAGCACCGCAAGGTGGAGGTGTACGGCAACACAGGCAGCATGCCCAACCTGGTCCACAACAACTCAGGCAGCGGCTATGCCTATCCTCCACCTATGCAGTACGGACCCATGGCTTACTACGTGGCTGGCTATCCGTGCCAGGACTACGACCCCTACTCCATTGGGGGCTACATGTACGAGAACGAGCTGGAGGGCCACTACAACGTGAACCCCTCCTACCAGGCACACAGCTACGCGGCCCAGAGCAGCTATCGGCACTACGGGGCCGAGGGGCCCAAAAGCTTGGCCCAGAATCCTTACGCCACCATGAGGCCTCCCCGGGGCCGGCAGGGGCCCCGCAACGAGCTCCTGGCCAAGAACATGCAGAAGGCCCTGGTGGTGGAGCACCTCCGTGGCTGGTACCACCGCAGCGCCGTCCACAAGGACGTGGGCAGAAGCCTGATAGGAGGGTACGACTACGAGAGGGGCTCGCAACACAGCCTGGGCTACCAGACCCTACCAGCCGCCTCTTTCAGCCACTCCAGCCGAACCACCTCCTACTCCTCAG TTTCCTCTGCAGCCAGTGGGGGAAGTAACTGGCGCAGTCACCTTGCTGTAGGCCTGACGGACAGTGAGCTGCTGGACATGCCCCTGACCACACAGCCGTCCTACAGCGCCCCCTACAGCCGGAGCCCCACTCACAGCAG ATATGCTACTGAGTCCAGGCGGGCGGAGTCAGTGAGTCTCACGTCTGATACGGTGGAGGTGATTGGTGCTACGGCCAGATGTACCGATGAGGAGCATTAA
- the frmd4bb gene encoding FERM domain-containing protein 4B isoform X2, with translation MARSLMVSVEKLLVQSSRFLWDVALWLLRRCYFERMRSCQQCLQTCFYLGEVYQMTEGRLCQVHLLDNRKLELLVQPKLLARELLDLVSSHFNLKEKQYFGLTFIDDTGQCKWLQLDRRVLEHDFSKKSGPISLNFLVRFYIENISLLKDTTTVELFFLNSKTAIYNGDIEVESEVVFKLAAHALQEAKGDYTSDETTRTDLKKLPTLPTKVLKEHPSLAYCEERVIEHYKLLQGLTRGRAIVQYLALVESLPTYGVHYYEVKDKQGIPWWLGISYKGIGQYDLQDKVKPRKLFQWKQLENLYFREKKFAVEVNDPHRTVTKRTFGQTGLVIHTWYASHSLIKTIWVMAISQHQFYLERKQSKAKMSAARSLNDVAQDLTENGASKISKGHLGIKNQLIMASNGSLGSTGSADSEMNDDQKKEKISDLKKKEKDIQDSLLHKMKELKKICLREAELTGRLPKEYPLTTGEKPPQVRRRVGTAFKLDDLFPYNEDPYLRNLESRFALQRKIVEAAKKLATELDLNKTVKKKRRRNCLDAMQKLQEIEDEMNQYRIKKDELVPSECSSLSDSLPLDDDDSDGVQRPRSRSVQCSPYMSPPPSAGLDYDLERRASASDQHQDRALSRLDYDLQDTGHYYGSREVSSTHSSPYKTMPRHLRDARSMPQTPVMTRNAYSSSQLRSDGNVQCFRHRSGSLESQSHLLRENGSEKPTFTLSPARRSNSSEALDDCSSYTSLSSADYAQYRTIDHRIYDYRQHRKVEVYGNTGSMPNLVHNNSGSGYAYPPPMQYGPMAYYVAGYPCQDYDPYSIGGYMYENELEGHYNVNPSYQAHSYAAQSSYRHYGAEGPKSLAQNPYATMRPPRGRQGPRNELLAKNMQKALVVEHLRGWYHRSAVHKDVGRSLIGGYDYERGSQHSLGYQTLPAASFSHSSRTTSYSSVSSAASGGSNWRSHLAVGLTDSELLDMPLTTQPSYSAPYSRSPTHSRYATESRRAESVSLTSDTVEVIGATARCTDEEH, from the exons ATGGCCCGCAGCTTAATGGTCAGTGTGGAAAAGCTGCTTGTGCAGAGTAGCAGGTTCCTGTGGGACGTCGCGCTCTGGCTGCTCAGGAGGTGCTACTTCGAGAGGATGAGGTCATGCCAGCAGTGTCTGCAGACCTGCTTTTACCTGGGCGAGGTCTATCAG ATGACAGAGGGGAGACTATGCCAGGTGCATCTCCTTGACAACCGGAAACTAGAGCTGCTGGTTCAG CCTAAACTGTTGGCCCGCGAACTCTTGGATTTAGTGTCCTCCCACTTTAACCTCAAAGAGAAGCAATACTTTGGGCTCACATTTATTGATGACAC CGGCCAGTGCAAGTGGCTGCAGCTGGACCGCAGGGTTCTTGAGCATGACTTCTCCAAGAAGTCTGGGCCTATCTCACTCAACTTCCTGGTCAG GTTTTACATCGAGAACATATCTCTCCTGAAGGACACCACTACAGTGGAGTTGTTTTTCCTCAATTCAAAAACTGCCATTTACAAT GGAGATATTGAAGTGGAAAGTGAAGTCGTCTTCAAGCTTGCAGCCCACGCCTTACAG GAGGCCAAAGGGGACTACACAAG TGATGAGACCACTAGGACGGACCTGAAGAAGCTGCCCACTCTCCCCACCAAAGTGCTGAAGGAGCACCCGTCGCTTGCATATTG TGAGGAGCGTGTGATTGAGCACTACAAGCTGCTGCAGGGCCTCACCCGGGGCCGGGCCATAGTGCA GTATTTGGCTTTAGTGGAGTCGCTGCCAACATATGGCGTCCATTACTATGAAGTCAAG GACAAGCAAGGAATCCCATGGTGGCTTGGAATCAGCTACAAAGGAATTGGTCAATATGACTTACAGGACAAAGTAAAGCCACGCAAG cTTTTCCAGTGGAAACAGCTGGAGAACCTCTACTTCCGTGAGAAGAAGTTTGCAGTGGAGGTGAACGACCCTCACAG GACTGTGACCAAGCGTACCTTTGGGCAGACGGGTTTGGTTATCCACACCTGGTATGCCAGCCACTCGCTGATTAAAACCATTTGGGTCATGGCCATTAGCCAGCACCAGTTCTACTTGGAGAGGAAACAGAGCAAA GCTAAAATGAGCGCAGCGAGAAGTTTAAATGACGTCGCCCAGGACCTCACAGAGAATGGTGCATCGAAGATAAGCAAAGGTCATTTGGGGATAAAGAATCAACTCATCATGGCCAGTAATGGGAGCCTTGGATCAACAG GTTCGGCAGACTCTGAAATGAATGACGaccagaagaaagagaagatatCCGATctaaagaagaaggagaaggacatCCAGGATTCCTTGCTCCATAAAATGAAGGAACTGAAGAAAATCTGCCTAAGAGAAGCG GAGTTGACGGGCAGGCTCCCGAAAGAGTACCCACTGACCACCGGTGAGAAACCTCCACAAGTCAGACGGCGGGTCGGGACGGCCTTCAAACTGGACGACCTCTTCCCATACAacgag GACCCCTACCTGAGGAACTTGGAGAGCAGGTTTGCCCTGCAGCGGAAGATCGTGGAGGCTGCCAAGAAGCTGGCTACAGAACTAGACCTCAACAAGACggtgaagaagaagaggcgGAGGAACTGCCTGGACGCTATGCAGAAGCTCCAGGAGATCGAGGACGAGATGAACCAGTACCGCATCAAGAAAG atgAGCTGGTGCCGTCGGAGTGCAGCTCCCTGTCTGATAGCCTGCCGCTGGATGATG ATGACTCTGATGGGGTTCAGAGGCCGCGGTCTCGCTCCGTGCAGTGTTCCCCTTACATGAGCCCGCCGCCCTCCGCTGGTTTGGACTACGACCTGGAGAGGAGAGCTTCAGCCAGTGACCAGCATCAGGACCGGGCTCTCAGCAG ATTAGATTATGACCTCCAGGACACGGGACATTACTATGGCTCAAGGGAAGTCTCGTCCACCCACAGCAGTCCTTACAAAACCATGCCGAGGCATCTGCGAGACGCCCGCAGCATGCCCCAAACGCCCGTCATGACCCGCAACGCTTACAGCAGCAGTCAGCTCAG GTCGGACGGGAACGTGCAGTGTTTCCGGCACCGCAGCGGCAGCCTTGAGTCCCAGTCGCACCTGCTACGAGAAAACGGCTCGGAGAAGCCCACCTTCACACTCTCGCCCGCCCGCCGCAGCAACAGCTCCGAGGCCCTGGACGACTGCTCCTCGTACACCAGCCTGTCCAGCGCCGACTACGCCCAGTATCGCACCATTGACCACCGCATCTATGACTACCGCCAGCACCGCAAGGTGGAGGTGTACGGCAACACAGGCAGCATGCCCAACCTGGTCCACAACAACTCAGGCAGCGGCTATGCCTATCCTCCACCTATGCAGTACGGACCCATGGCTTACTACGTGGCTGGCTATCCGTGCCAGGACTACGACCCCTACTCCATTGGGGGCTACATGTACGAGAACGAGCTGGAGGGCCACTACAACGTGAACCCCTCCTACCAGGCACACAGCTACGCGGCCCAGAGCAGCTATCGGCACTACGGGGCCGAGGGGCCCAAAAGCTTGGCCCAGAATCCTTACGCCACCATGAGGCCTCCCCGGGGCCGGCAGGGGCCCCGCAACGAGCTCCTGGCCAAGAACATGCAGAAGGCCCTGGTGGTGGAGCACCTCCGTGGCTGGTACCACCGCAGCGCCGTCCACAAGGACGTGGGCAGAAGCCTGATAGGAGGGTACGACTACGAGAGGGGCTCGCAACACAGCCTGGGCTACCAGACCCTACCAGCCGCCTCTTTCAGCCACTCCAGCCGAACCACCTCCTACTCCTCAG TTTCCTCTGCAGCCAGTGGGGGAAGTAACTGGCGCAGTCACCTTGCTGTAGGCCTGACGGACAGTGAGCTGCTGGACATGCCCCTGACCACACAGCCGTCCTACAGCGCCCCCTACAGCCGGAGCCCCACTCACAGCAG ATATGCTACTGAGTCCAGGCGGGCGGAGTCAGTGAGTCTCACGTCTGATACGGTGGAGGTGATTGGTGCTACGGCCAGATGTACCGATGAGGAGCATTAA
- the frmd4bb gene encoding FERM domain-containing protein 4B isoform X4: protein MTEGRLCQVHLLDNRKLELLVQPKLLARELLDLVSSHFNLKEKQYFGLTFIDDTGQCKWLQLDRRVLEHDFSKKSGPISLNFLVRFYIENISLLKDTTTVELFFLNSKTAIYNGDIEVESEVVFKLAAHALQEAKGDYTSDETTRTDLKKLPTLPTKVLKEHPSLAYCEERVIEHYKLLQGLTRGRAIVQYLALVESLPTYGVHYYEVKDKQGIPWWLGISYKGIGQYDLQDKVKPRKLFQWKQLENLYFREKKFAVEVNDPHRTVTKRTFGQTGLVIHTWYASHSLIKTIWVMAISQHQFYLERKQSKAKMSAARSLNDVAQDLTENGASKISKGHLGIKNQLIMASNGSLGSTGSADSEMNDDQKKEKISDLKKKEKDIQDSLLHKMKELKKICLREAELTGRLPKEYPLTTGEKPPQVRRRVGTAFKLDDLFPYNEDPYLRNLESRFALQRKIVEAAKKLATELDLNKTVKKKRRRNCLDAMQKLQEIEDEMNQYRIKKGKKPTQRASLIIADELVPSECSSLSDSLPLDDDDSDGVQRPRSRSVQCSPYMSPPPSAGLDYDLERRASASDQHQDRALSRLDYDLQDTGHYYGSREVSSTHSSPYKTMPRHLRDARSMPQTPVMTRNAYSSSQLRSDGNVQCFRHRSGSLESQSHLLRENGSEKPTFTLSPARRSNSSEALDDCSSYTSLSSADYAQYRTIDHRIYDYRQHRKVEVYGNTGSMPNLVHNNSGSGYAYPPPMQYGPMAYYVAGYPCQDYDPYSIGGYMYENELEGHYNVNPSYQAHSYAAQSSYRHYGAEGPKSLAQNPYATMRPPRGRQGPRNELLAKNMQKALVVEHLRGWYHRSAVHKDVGRSLIGGYDYERGSQHSLGYQTLPAASFSHSSRTTSYSSVSSAASGGSNWRSHLAVGLTDSELLDMPLTTQPSYSAPYSRSPTHSRYATESRRAESVSLTSDTVEVIGATARCTDEEH from the exons ATGACAGAGGGGAGACTATGCCAGGTGCATCTCCTTGACAACCGGAAACTAGAGCTGCTGGTTCAG CCTAAACTGTTGGCCCGCGAACTCTTGGATTTAGTGTCCTCCCACTTTAACCTCAAAGAGAAGCAATACTTTGGGCTCACATTTATTGATGACAC CGGCCAGTGCAAGTGGCTGCAGCTGGACCGCAGGGTTCTTGAGCATGACTTCTCCAAGAAGTCTGGGCCTATCTCACTCAACTTCCTGGTCAG GTTTTACATCGAGAACATATCTCTCCTGAAGGACACCACTACAGTGGAGTTGTTTTTCCTCAATTCAAAAACTGCCATTTACAAT GGAGATATTGAAGTGGAAAGTGAAGTCGTCTTCAAGCTTGCAGCCCACGCCTTACAG GAGGCCAAAGGGGACTACACAAG TGATGAGACCACTAGGACGGACCTGAAGAAGCTGCCCACTCTCCCCACCAAAGTGCTGAAGGAGCACCCGTCGCTTGCATATTG TGAGGAGCGTGTGATTGAGCACTACAAGCTGCTGCAGGGCCTCACCCGGGGCCGGGCCATAGTGCA GTATTTGGCTTTAGTGGAGTCGCTGCCAACATATGGCGTCCATTACTATGAAGTCAAG GACAAGCAAGGAATCCCATGGTGGCTTGGAATCAGCTACAAAGGAATTGGTCAATATGACTTACAGGACAAAGTAAAGCCACGCAAG cTTTTCCAGTGGAAACAGCTGGAGAACCTCTACTTCCGTGAGAAGAAGTTTGCAGTGGAGGTGAACGACCCTCACAG GACTGTGACCAAGCGTACCTTTGGGCAGACGGGTTTGGTTATCCACACCTGGTATGCCAGCCACTCGCTGATTAAAACCATTTGGGTCATGGCCATTAGCCAGCACCAGTTCTACTTGGAGAGGAAACAGAGCAAA GCTAAAATGAGCGCAGCGAGAAGTTTAAATGACGTCGCCCAGGACCTCACAGAGAATGGTGCATCGAAGATAAGCAAAGGTCATTTGGGGATAAAGAATCAACTCATCATGGCCAGTAATGGGAGCCTTGGATCAACAG GTTCGGCAGACTCTGAAATGAATGACGaccagaagaaagagaagatatCCGATctaaagaagaaggagaaggacatCCAGGATTCCTTGCTCCATAAAATGAAGGAACTGAAGAAAATCTGCCTAAGAGAAGCG GAGTTGACGGGCAGGCTCCCGAAAGAGTACCCACTGACCACCGGTGAGAAACCTCCACAAGTCAGACGGCGGGTCGGGACGGCCTTCAAACTGGACGACCTCTTCCCATACAacgag GACCCCTACCTGAGGAACTTGGAGAGCAGGTTTGCCCTGCAGCGGAAGATCGTGGAGGCTGCCAAGAAGCTGGCTACAGAACTAGACCTCAACAAGACggtgaagaagaagaggcgGAGGAACTGCCTGGACGCTATGCAGAAGCTCCAGGAGATCGAGGACGAGATGAACCAGTACCGCATCAAGAAAGGCAAGAAGCCCACCCAGAGAGCTTCTCTGATCATAGCAG atgAGCTGGTGCCGTCGGAGTGCAGCTCCCTGTCTGATAGCCTGCCGCTGGATGATG ATGACTCTGATGGGGTTCAGAGGCCGCGGTCTCGCTCCGTGCAGTGTTCCCCTTACATGAGCCCGCCGCCCTCCGCTGGTTTGGACTACGACCTGGAGAGGAGAGCTTCAGCCAGTGACCAGCATCAGGACCGGGCTCTCAGCAG ATTAGATTATGACCTCCAGGACACGGGACATTACTATGGCTCAAGGGAAGTCTCGTCCACCCACAGCAGTCCTTACAAAACCATGCCGAGGCATCTGCGAGACGCCCGCAGCATGCCCCAAACGCCCGTCATGACCCGCAACGCTTACAGCAGCAGTCAGCTCAG GTCGGACGGGAACGTGCAGTGTTTCCGGCACCGCAGCGGCAGCCTTGAGTCCCAGTCGCACCTGCTACGAGAAAACGGCTCGGAGAAGCCCACCTTCACACTCTCGCCCGCCCGCCGCAGCAACAGCTCCGAGGCCCTGGACGACTGCTCCTCGTACACCAGCCTGTCCAGCGCCGACTACGCCCAGTATCGCACCATTGACCACCGCATCTATGACTACCGCCAGCACCGCAAGGTGGAGGTGTACGGCAACACAGGCAGCATGCCCAACCTGGTCCACAACAACTCAGGCAGCGGCTATGCCTATCCTCCACCTATGCAGTACGGACCCATGGCTTACTACGTGGCTGGCTATCCGTGCCAGGACTACGACCCCTACTCCATTGGGGGCTACATGTACGAGAACGAGCTGGAGGGCCACTACAACGTGAACCCCTCCTACCAGGCACACAGCTACGCGGCCCAGAGCAGCTATCGGCACTACGGGGCCGAGGGGCCCAAAAGCTTGGCCCAGAATCCTTACGCCACCATGAGGCCTCCCCGGGGCCGGCAGGGGCCCCGCAACGAGCTCCTGGCCAAGAACATGCAGAAGGCCCTGGTGGTGGAGCACCTCCGTGGCTGGTACCACCGCAGCGCCGTCCACAAGGACGTGGGCAGAAGCCTGATAGGAGGGTACGACTACGAGAGGGGCTCGCAACACAGCCTGGGCTACCAGACCCTACCAGCCGCCTCTTTCAGCCACTCCAGCCGAACCACCTCCTACTCCTCAG TTTCCTCTGCAGCCAGTGGGGGAAGTAACTGGCGCAGTCACCTTGCTGTAGGCCTGACGGACAGTGAGCTGCTGGACATGCCCCTGACCACACAGCCGTCCTACAGCGCCCCCTACAGCCGGAGCCCCACTCACAGCAG ATATGCTACTGAGTCCAGGCGGGCGGAGTCAGTGAGTCTCACGTCTGATACGGTGGAGGTGATTGGTGCTACGGCCAGATGTACCGATGAGGAGCATTAA